From one Trueperella pyogenes genomic stretch:
- a CDS encoding exodeoxyribonuclease VII small subunit: MAQALSPEELDQKVAELSYEDARSRLVEIVTRLEQGNIPLEDALAMWELGEALARRCESWLEGARERLRVAASPTTDQPADEEVS, translated from the coding sequence ATGGCACAAGCCCTCAGCCCTGAAGAACTGGATCAGAAGGTCGCTGAGCTGAGCTACGAAGACGCCCGCTCACGCCTAGTCGAGATCGTGACGCGTCTTGAGCAAGGCAACATCCCGCTCGAAGACGCTTTAGCCATGTGGGAGCTCGGTGAGGCACTCGCGCGCCGCTGCGAATCCTGGCTCGAGGGCGCCCGCGAGCGCCTGCGTGTGGCCGCGAGTCCGACCACGGATCAGCCCGCGGACGAGGAGGTATCATGA
- the xseA gene encoding exodeoxyribonuclease VII large subunit codes for MSIKVPADLPQLAHMTTPEQPWPLRLLSAKISEYVAKMSRLWVEGEVIQLKRRANARVQFFTLADLEEKITITCKIWSHALPATISEGSRVIVAAKPDFWAGNGSLSLQVDEIRTVGVGDLLARIEQLKTKLAAEGLFDPARKKPLPFLPRKIGLICGRNTQAMHDVVENVQRRWAAAQFEIREVQVQGAGAVEAMIPALQELDMIDDVDVIVLARGGGSVEDLFPFSDERLVRAAFAATTPIVSAIGHEPDSPVLDLVADFRASTPTDAAKNIVPDVGEERLGLTTTVRRGRIAMDNLLHLAQTELDTLRARPAMAHPEVMIDNRAEDLANLRQWSYSHIRRILDAHSSTLAGDLARLRTLSPLSTLNRGYAVIRTEDRLVGSVTAVAPGAHARATLHDGTLDLRIERVTKG; via the coding sequence GTGAGCATCAAAGTTCCCGCCGATCTACCCCAGCTGGCGCATATGACCACTCCCGAACAACCGTGGCCGCTGCGCCTGCTATCAGCGAAAATCAGCGAGTATGTGGCTAAAATGTCTCGCCTGTGGGTCGAAGGCGAGGTCATCCAACTCAAACGACGAGCAAATGCGCGCGTCCAATTCTTCACGCTCGCCGACCTCGAAGAGAAGATCACCATCACATGCAAGATCTGGTCGCACGCCCTGCCTGCCACGATCAGCGAGGGATCGCGCGTGATCGTCGCCGCCAAGCCGGACTTTTGGGCTGGCAACGGTTCCCTGTCCTTGCAGGTCGACGAGATCCGCACGGTCGGCGTCGGCGACCTCCTCGCGCGCATCGAACAACTAAAAACCAAGCTCGCCGCCGAAGGCCTATTCGACCCCGCCAGGAAGAAGCCCTTACCCTTCCTGCCGCGTAAAATCGGCCTCATTTGTGGGCGCAACACGCAGGCTATGCACGACGTCGTGGAGAACGTTCAGCGCCGTTGGGCAGCCGCCCAGTTTGAGATCCGTGAGGTGCAGGTCCAAGGAGCGGGCGCCGTCGAGGCCATGATCCCCGCGCTACAGGAGCTGGACATGATCGACGACGTCGACGTCATCGTCCTCGCCCGCGGCGGCGGCTCGGTCGAGGATTTGTTCCCCTTCTCCGACGAACGACTCGTGCGCGCCGCGTTCGCCGCCACCACCCCCATCGTGTCGGCTATCGGCCACGAGCCGGACTCCCCCGTGCTCGATCTCGTAGCAGACTTCCGCGCATCCACCCCAACCGACGCCGCCAAGAACATCGTGCCCGACGTCGGCGAGGAGCGCCTGGGGCTGACGACGACCGTCCGGCGCGGCCGCATCGCGATGGATAACCTGCTCCACCTCGCCCAAACGGAGCTGGACACCCTGCGTGCTCGGCCAGCGATGGCTCATCCTGAGGTGATGATCGACAACCGGGCCGAGGATCTTGCCAACCTACGCCAGTGGTCGTACAGTCACATCCGGCGCATCCTCGACGCGCACAGTTCCACGCTGGCCGGTGACCTCGCCCGCCTGCGGACTTTGTCCCCACTATCCACGCTAAACAGGGGATACGCTGTCATCAGAACCGAGGATCGACTCGTGGGTAGCGTGACCGCCGTCGCGCCAGGCGCCCACGCCCGAGCGACGCTCCACGACGGCACCCTCGACCTGAGAATCGAACGCGTCACGAAGGGATAA
- a CDS encoding carbohydrate kinase family protein encodes MSCLVIGESLIDVVKRGPATTRHPGGSPLNVAVGLARLGRPVKLLTRIGADPDGETIRDYVESAGVELVDGAVDTAATSIALAALDEHGHATYRFDVYSAYADPPAVGEEREMLLAHPPLHVHIGSIGAHLRPGATTVRRWIELLSPHSTISYDPNVRLSILGSVESVLADMDAMLPFVDIVKASTEDLSVLFKNDIDPVLTAQWFFERGVKFVAITDGARGARFCTPHTSAHVPAPQVKIVDTVGAGDAMMAALIDSLARISVLGDDRAGLTSISPQMLHSVGEYASRAAGITISRAGANPPTRAELNDVVAGLS; translated from the coding sequence ATGAGTTGCCTCGTCATCGGCGAGTCCCTCATCGACGTCGTCAAGCGCGGCCCGGCCACCACCAGGCATCCGGGCGGTTCGCCGCTGAACGTTGCTGTGGGTTTGGCGCGCCTTGGTCGGCCCGTTAAGCTGCTGACCCGCATCGGCGCCGATCCGGACGGCGAGACCATCCGCGACTACGTCGAAAGCGCCGGTGTGGAGCTCGTGGACGGTGCGGTCGATACGGCTGCGACGTCGATCGCGCTCGCTGCGCTCGATGAGCACGGTCATGCCACGTACCGCTTTGATGTGTATTCTGCCTACGCAGATCCGCCTGCCGTTGGTGAAGAGCGCGAGATGCTGTTAGCTCATCCGCCCCTCCACGTCCACATCGGCTCTATCGGTGCCCACTTGCGGCCCGGCGCTACGACGGTGCGACGGTGGATTGAGTTGCTCAGCCCCCACTCCACGATCTCCTACGACCCGAATGTGCGCTTGTCGATCCTCGGCTCTGTCGAGTCGGTCCTCGCAGACATGGACGCCATGTTGCCGTTTGTTGATATCGTTAAGGCTTCCACCGAGGATCTGTCCGTTCTCTTCAAAAATGACATCGATCCCGTGCTAACAGCTCAGTGGTTCTTCGAACGCGGCGTAAAATTCGTGGCGATCACCGACGGCGCGAGGGGTGCCCGCTTTTGCACGCCCCACACGTCCGCCCATGTTCCGGCCCCGCAGGTCAAGATCGTCGATACCGTGGGCGCAGGAGACGCCATGATGGCTGCCCTCATTGATTCCCTCGCACGCATATCCGTGCTGGGCGACGACCGTGCGGGTCTCACCTCCATCTCTCCCCAGATGCTTCACTCCGTGGGCGAGTACGCCTCGCGTGCAGCGGGCATCACGATCTCCCGGGCGGGCGCCAACCCGCCGACGCGCGCTGAGCTCAACGACGTCGTTGCCGGGCTGAGCTAA
- a CDS encoding 4-hydroxy-3-methylbut-2-enyl diphosphate reductase: protein MPSAPSPEGKRILVATPRGYCAGVDRAVDAVEKALKLYGTPVYVRKEIVHNKFVVETLSARGAIFVDDTDEVPEGARVVFSAHGVSPEVHEQAERRQLQTIDATCPLVTKVHKQAVRFAGEDYDILLIGHTGHEEVEGTYGEAPSHIQIVNGPEDVATVQVRDPDRVAWISQTTLSVDETMAIVRALRERFPNLIDPPSDNICYATQNRQVAVKKMAPESDVVITVGSANSSNSVRLMEVALEAGAGASYRVDKADELQTEWFEGARTVGVTSGASVPEILVRDVVEALKRMGYTEVIPVTTVQEDVHFSLPKNLRADLKAVGVEPDRPHRTRSVGERRRVSNARGTGNIARES, encoded by the coding sequence ATTCCCTCTGCGCCCAGTCCCGAGGGAAAACGCATCCTTGTGGCGACGCCGCGCGGTTACTGCGCCGGCGTGGACCGGGCGGTGGACGCAGTGGAGAAAGCTCTCAAGCTCTATGGCACTCCTGTGTATGTACGCAAGGAGATCGTCCACAACAAGTTTGTGGTGGAGACACTCAGTGCGCGCGGCGCAATTTTCGTTGACGATACAGACGAAGTGCCGGAGGGGGCGCGGGTGGTGTTCTCGGCACACGGCGTCTCGCCCGAGGTTCATGAGCAGGCCGAGCGTCGGCAATTGCAGACCATCGATGCGACGTGTCCGCTCGTGACGAAAGTACACAAGCAGGCGGTGCGTTTCGCGGGCGAGGACTATGACATTCTGCTTATCGGGCACACCGGTCACGAGGAAGTAGAGGGCACTTATGGTGAGGCGCCGTCCCACATCCAGATCGTCAACGGTCCGGAAGACGTGGCAACGGTCCAGGTGCGCGACCCGGATCGGGTGGCGTGGATTTCGCAGACCACCTTGTCAGTCGATGAGACGATGGCGATCGTGCGTGCACTGCGTGAGCGTTTTCCGAATTTGATCGATCCGCCCAGCGATAATATCTGTTACGCCACCCAGAACCGCCAAGTGGCGGTGAAGAAGATGGCGCCGGAGTCGGATGTGGTGATCACGGTCGGCTCTGCTAATTCGTCGAACTCGGTTCGCCTCATGGAGGTTGCGCTTGAGGCCGGGGCGGGCGCGTCCTACCGCGTGGATAAGGCCGACGAGCTTCAGACGGAGTGGTTCGAGGGCGCAAGAACCGTGGGTGTGACGTCGGGGGCGTCCGTCCCGGAAATCCTCGTGCGCGACGTGGTTGAGGCGCTTAAGCGCATGGGCTATACCGAGGTCATTCCCGTGACCACTGTGCAGGAGGACGTCCACTTTTCCCTGCCGAAGAATCTGCGGGCAGATCTCAAGGCCGTGGGTGTCGAACCCGACCGCCCACACCGCACGCGCAGCGTCGGGGAGCGCAGACGCGTGTCGAATGCGCGCGGGACGGGTAACATCGCCCGCGAGAGCTAA